The following proteins are encoded in a genomic region of Enterocloster clostridioformis:
- a CDS encoding DeoR/GlpR family DNA-binding transcription regulator has translation MLKEERQALILNKLHSSGKVVVSRLAVELNVSEDTIRRDLLDLDQKGQVKRVFGGAIPMERPVINFFDRETTDVELKQRLALKALDFLEKDQLVAIDGSSTNLQFAKNIPNGLKLTVLTNSYSIAHACSMKDQVDVIVLGGRLLKESMTNVGETAASQAALYHPDLCFMGVYAIHPEYGMTIPYPDEVSIKRQLIQSSRRVIALVNPIKLNTVSRYHVCGIEAFTTLITDNDVSGEMAVDYRNKGLDFL, from the coding sequence ATGTTAAAAGAAGAACGGCAGGCATTAATCTTAAATAAGCTTCACTCCTCCGGCAAGGTAGTTGTCAGCAGGCTGGCCGTGGAGCTGAATGTATCCGAGGATACCATCCGCCGCGATTTGCTGGACCTGGACCAGAAAGGGCAGGTCAAGCGTGTGTTCGGCGGAGCCATTCCCATGGAGCGCCCGGTCATCAATTTCTTTGACCGGGAGACAACGGATGTGGAATTAAAGCAGCGCCTGGCGCTGAAGGCCCTGGACTTTCTGGAGAAGGACCAGCTGGTGGCCATTGACGGCAGCAGTACCAACCTGCAGTTTGCCAAGAACATTCCTAACGGCCTTAAGCTCACCGTGCTGACCAACAGCTATTCCATTGCCCACGCCTGTTCCATGAAGGACCAGGTGGATGTAATCGTCCTGGGAGGACGGCTGTTAAAGGAATCCATGACCAATGTGGGGGAAACCGCCGCCAGCCAGGCAGCTCTCTACCACCCGGATCTGTGCTTTATGGGCGTATACGCCATCCATCCCGAATATGGCATGACCATACCATACCCGGACGAGGTCAGCATAAAGAGACAGCTGATTCAGTCCTCCCGAAGGGTCATTGCCCTGGTGAATCCCATTAAGCTGAATACCGTATCCAGATACCATGTGTGCGGCATCGAGGCTTTCACCACATTAATCACGGACAACGACGTGTCCGGCGAAATGGCTGTGGACTACCGGAACAAGGGACTGGATTTTTTATAG
- the fsa gene encoding fructose-6-phosphate aldolase, whose amino-acid sequence MKFFVDTANVEDIKKANDMGIICGVTTNPSLIAKEGRNFAEVIKEITDIVDGPISGEVKATTVDAEGMIKEGREIAAIHPNMVVKIPMTVEGLKAVKALHAEGIKTNVTLVFTSAQALLAARAGASYVSPFLGRLDDISMPGIDLIYDITEIFQMHNIETEIIAASVRNPIHVIDCAKAGADIATVPYKVLEQMTKHPLTDQGIAKFQADYKAVFGE is encoded by the coding sequence ATGAAATTTTTTGTGGACACAGCTAATGTTGAGGACATCAAAAAGGCCAATGATATGGGTATCATCTGCGGCGTAACCACCAATCCATCCCTGATTGCAAAAGAGGGAAGGAACTTTGCCGAAGTCATCAAGGAAATCACCGACATCGTGGACGGACCTATCAGCGGCGAGGTTAAGGCTACCACCGTTGACGCAGAGGGCATGATTAAGGAAGGCCGCGAGATTGCCGCCATTCATCCAAACATGGTAGTCAAGATTCCCATGACAGTAGAAGGCTTAAAGGCTGTCAAGGCGCTTCACGCAGAAGGTATCAAGACCAACGTTACCCTGGTATTTACATCCGCACAGGCTCTCCTGGCCGCACGGGCAGGCGCGTCCTACGTATCCCCGTTCCTTGGACGTCTGGATGACATCTCCATGCCGGGTATCGACCTGATTTACGACATCACCGAGATTTTTCAGATGCACAACATTGAAACTGAAATCATTGCTGCCAGCGTCCGCAATCCGATTCACGTAATCGACTGCGCCAAGGCCGGAGCCGACATCGCGACTGTTCCTTACAAGGTACTGGAGCAGATGACAAAGCATCCTCTGACCGACCAGGGCATTGCCAAATTCCAGGCTGATTATAAGGCTGTGTTTGGTGAATAA
- a CDS encoding DeoR/GlpR family DNA-binding transcription regulator: MVPELRKEEILKSIKKRDISYIKDLAAELNISLSTVRRDVAALEQEGSVIVMRGGAVKYKAEDFDEPVVKKKLIHSEEKEIIARKAAALVEDGDCVYVDSGTTTVGMLKYLQGKRITIVSSSTELLDNLPVKNAKCILLGGEVRDDLESVLGALTEKMISDMYFDKAFIGANGYIPDGGIYTYDDREARKKVIVKDHSKAVYVLMDTSKKNKYAFSKVFDLGEAVLITEEENSEDS; encoded by the coding sequence ATGGTTCCTGAGTTGAGAAAAGAAGAGATACTGAAAAGTATCAAAAAAAGGGATATCTCTTATATAAAAGACCTGGCAGCGGAATTGAACATTTCCCTGTCCACTGTGCGCAGGGATGTCGCTGCTCTGGAACAGGAAGGCAGCGTCATCGTCATGCGCGGAGGCGCGGTTAAGTATAAGGCGGAGGACTTCGATGAACCTGTGGTAAAGAAAAAACTGATTCACAGCGAGGAGAAGGAGATCATTGCCAGGAAGGCGGCCGCGCTGGTGGAGGACGGAGACTGCGTTTACGTGGATTCAGGCACGACCACGGTGGGGATGCTTAAATATCTCCAGGGAAAACGAATCACCATTGTCTCCAGCAGCACGGAACTGCTGGACAATCTGCCCGTCAAGAACGCGAAGTGTATCCTGCTGGGGGGAGAGGTGAGGGATGATTTGGAATCCGTTCTGGGCGCCCTGACGGAAAAGATGATATCCGACATGTATTTTGACAAGGCGTTCATTGGCGCCAACGGGTATATCCCGGACGGAGGCATCTACACCTATGATGACAGAGAGGCCAGGAAAAAGGTGATTGTAAAAGACCATTCCAAGGCGGTCTATGTGCTGATGGATACATCCAAGAAGAATAAGTATGCGTTCTCCAAGGTGTTTGATTTGGGGGAGGCGGTTCTGATTACAGAGGAGGAAAATTCAGAAGATTCATAG
- a CDS encoding ribokinase, which translates to MRDCGRDYICVIGSLNYDIIMKQKRMPLLGETYTADSITYSGGGKGANQAVQCAKLGIDTIMVGKVGRDAFGDALVDKLKDYGVDCSCIGRSGSPTGVGVVHALEDGTVYASIITGANFDITSREIDGLDELVRSSRIIILQLEIPTGVVEHIIRKAKQYHVYTILNAAPAKEMDREVLKMVDCLIVNETEASFYAGADMTDGDMVRAHADRLRQLTDGTVIVTLGSKGSMLLGEEGAVPIDPVKVERVTESTGAGDSYIGAFAYGKFKGMTDLQACCFAARAASVTVTKIGAQEAMPCLSEMNESRLPDV; encoded by the coding sequence GTGAGAGATTGCGGGAGAGATTACATTTGTGTCATCGGCAGCCTTAACTACGATATCATTATGAAGCAGAAGCGCATGCCTCTTCTGGGGGAAACATACACCGCTGACAGCATAACCTATTCCGGCGGAGGAAAGGGGGCCAATCAAGCTGTACAGTGCGCCAAGCTGGGAATCGACACCATTATGGTGGGGAAGGTGGGAAGGGACGCCTTTGGCGATGCCCTGGTGGATAAACTGAAGGACTATGGGGTGGACTGTTCCTGCATAGGCAGGAGCGGCAGCCCCACGGGTGTGGGTGTGGTCCATGCCCTGGAGGACGGGACTGTGTATGCTTCCATCATCACAGGCGCCAATTTTGATATTACGTCCCGGGAGATCGACGGGCTGGACGAGCTGGTCAGAAGCAGCAGGATTATCATTCTTCAGCTGGAGATACCCACAGGTGTGGTGGAGCATATTATCCGAAAGGCAAAGCAGTATCATGTATACACCATACTTAACGCTGCCCCGGCCAAGGAAATGGACAGGGAAGTTCTTAAAATGGTAGACTGCCTGATTGTCAATGAGACGGAGGCATCCTTTTATGCGGGAGCTGATATGACGGATGGAGACATGGTAAGGGCTCATGCGGACAGGCTGAGACAGCTGACGGACGGAACTGTTATAGTCACCCTGGGCTCCAAGGGCAGTATGCTTCTGGGGGAAGAGGGAGCGGTTCCCATTGACCCTGTAAAGGTGGAGCGCGTAACGGAGAGCACAGGGGCAGGAGATTCCTATATAGGGGCATTTGCCTATGGAAAATTCAAGGGCATGACGGATCTCCAGGCATGCTGCTTTGCGGCCAGGGCAGCATCGGTGACCGTGACCAAAATAGGAGCACAGGAGGCCATGCCCTGCTTAAGCGAGATGAACGAAAGCCGCCTGCCCGATGTCTGA
- a CDS encoding ABC transporter permease, translated as MKSMIKKFSRELEVVAALAVIMVVFGVIQPIYFSPSNLLDILDQSVINGLLAIGMTLVIITAGIDLTVGSTLAIVIVSVGNFLVMGLNPFAAVLAGAAIGFCLGLVNGILVAKMKLQPFVATLGMMSVYRGVAYLITGGWPVLNIPQNFRDIMDGDVIGTLSSSMILFLVVTVIAYILLKHTKFGTYLYSIGSNEEATRLSGVNVDFNKIMSYAICGVCVAFAGMVMLAKLGTGEPAAGASYETNAIAAAAIGGTSLAGGKGSIIGTFLGAILLQALKVGLVVCGVDTFWQYIATGLIIVFAVYVDVIQGKLAAMRLNKKAKAE; from the coding sequence ATGAAGAGTATGATAAAGAAGTTTTCAAGGGAATTAGAAGTAGTTGCTGCGCTGGCTGTAATCATGGTGGTATTTGGCGTCATACAGCCCATTTATTTTTCGCCGTCCAACCTGCTTGATATCCTGGACCAGTCCGTCATCAACGGTCTTCTGGCCATCGGCATGACCCTGGTCATCATTACGGCCGGAATTGACTTGACAGTTGGCTCCACGCTGGCTATTGTAATCGTAAGCGTGGGTAATTTCCTGGTCATGGGACTGAATCCTTTTGCAGCCGTCCTTGCAGGCGCGGCCATCGGCTTTTGTCTGGGGCTTGTGAACGGAATCCTTGTGGCCAAGATGAAATTACAGCCCTTTGTGGCTACCCTGGGTATGATGTCCGTATACAGGGGAGTTGCCTACCTTATAACAGGGGGCTGGCCTGTGCTTAACATTCCCCAGAATTTCAGGGACATTATGGATGGCGATGTAATCGGCACCCTGTCCTCATCCATGATTCTGTTCCTGGTTGTGACGGTGATTGCCTATATCCTGCTGAAGCACACAAAGTTTGGAACCTATCTGTATTCCATCGGCAGCAATGAGGAAGCCACCCGCCTGTCCGGCGTCAATGTGGATTTCAACAAAATTATGTCTTATGCAATCTGCGGTGTCTGCGTTGCGTTTGCCGGAATGGTCATGCTGGCGAAACTGGGCACCGGAGAGCCGGCGGCCGGAGCCAGCTATGAGACCAATGCCATTGCGGCTGCGGCCATTGGAGGCACCAGCCTGGCAGGCGGTAAAGGAAGCATCATAGGCACATTCCTGGGAGCAATCCTTCTCCAGGCCCTGAAGGTAGGACTGGTGGTCTGCGGCGTGGATACATTCTGGCAGTATATTGCTACGGGTCTTATCATAGTGTTCGCGGTATATGTGGACGTAATCCAGGGTAAGCTTGCAGCCATGAGACTGAATAAGAAGGCAAAGGCGGAATAA
- a CDS encoding sugar ABC transporter ATP-binding protein: MATMIHFSNITKQFPGNKALDSVDFTVDKGEIHALLGENGAGKSTLLNILHGIYPDYDGSVEIDGKKVDFKNANDAIEFGIAKVHQEVNLVTELTVGQNIALGYEVTRGVLVDYDAMYRKTDAILEKLGCKFRSRDRVTSLSTGEMQMILIAKALFHNARIISFDEPTSALTDREVDRLLKMIMELKDQGITILYITHRLDEVFSIADRASILRDGTYIATLNIKETSKEELIRHMVGRDVSAYAVRNNPLCAAGEVVLEARDLCKNGVFEHISFELHRGEILSFAGLVGSKRTDVMRAIFGADPYTSGEVYIKGKKAEIKSPKDALRYSLGLIPENRKTQGFVKNFTNAGNMALASMNRFCSKGFVNARKIYDNCMYYTGEMNLHPADPNYLTESLSGGNAQKVIIAKWMTTDADIIIFDEPTKGIDVGAKAEIYRLMEDLVAGGKAIIMVSSELPEVIGMSDRVVVMREGKIMGFLNHDELNEEVIMSFAMGG; this comes from the coding sequence ATGGCGACAATGATACATTTTTCTAATATAACTAAGCAGTTCCCCGGCAACAAGGCGCTGGACAGTGTGGATTTTACGGTGGATAAAGGGGAGATACACGCCCTTCTTGGGGAAAACGGCGCGGGTAAATCCACCCTTCTCAATATCCTTCACGGCATCTATCCTGATTACGATGGAAGCGTGGAGATTGACGGGAAAAAGGTAGACTTTAAGAATGCCAATGATGCCATTGAATTCGGCATCGCCAAGGTGCATCAGGAGGTAAACCTTGTGACTGAGCTGACGGTGGGGCAGAATATAGCCCTTGGCTACGAGGTGACCAGGGGGGTTCTGGTGGACTACGATGCCATGTACAGAAAGACAGATGCCATTCTGGAAAAGCTGGGCTGCAAATTCAGAAGCAGGGACCGTGTGACCTCTCTCAGCACCGGCGAGATGCAGATGATACTGATTGCCAAGGCATTGTTTCACAATGCAAGAATCATTTCCTTTGACGAACCCACATCGGCCCTGACGGACCGTGAAGTGGACCGTTTGCTTAAGATGATTATGGAACTTAAGGACCAGGGAATTACGATACTGTATATAACGCACCGTCTGGACGAGGTGTTTTCCATAGCGGACAGGGCCAGCATTCTGCGCGACGGAACGTATATCGCCACCCTGAACATAAAGGAGACTTCCAAGGAGGAGCTGATACGCCACATGGTAGGACGGGATGTGTCCGCCTATGCCGTTAGAAATAATCCACTGTGCGCCGCCGGTGAGGTGGTGCTGGAGGCCAGGGATCTGTGCAAGAACGGAGTATTTGAACATATAAGCTTTGAACTCCACAGGGGCGAGATTCTGTCCTTTGCCGGACTGGTGGGATCCAAGAGAACGGATGTGATGCGGGCCATATTTGGAGCCGACCCCTATACCAGCGGAGAAGTTTACATAAAAGGGAAAAAGGCGGAGATAAAAAGTCCTAAGGATGCCCTGCGGTACAGTCTGGGGCTGATACCTGAGAACAGAAAGACCCAAGGCTTTGTAAAGAATTTTACCAACGCCGGCAACATGGCGCTGGCCTCCATGAACCGGTTCTGCAGCAAGGGCTTCGTGAATGCCAGGAAGATATATGACAACTGTATGTATTATACGGGGGAAATGAATCTGCATCCTGCGGATCCGAATTACCTGACAGAGAGCCTGAGCGGCGGAAATGCCCAAAAAGTCATCATCGCCAAGTGGATGACCACGGACGCCGATATCATTATATTTGATGAACCCACAAAAGGAATCGACGTGGGCGCCAAGGCGGAGATATACCGCCTGATGGAGGATCTGGTAGCGGGAGGAAAGGCCATCATTATGGTGTCCTCGGAGCTGCCGGAGGTCATAGGTATGAGCGACAGGGTTGTGGTCATGAGGGAAGGCAAAATCATGGGCTTTCTGAACCACGATGAACTGAATGAAGAAGTCATAATGAGTTTTGCGATGGGAGGCTGA
- a CDS encoding substrate-binding domain-containing protein produces MKKRGLILSMTAIAMAAGLMAGCTNRQAAATAQTETAADTFNPDKEAGVSIGELREKLGDVPKLDGEVKLGAVAKSFDNEYWRTLREGYGEYQTKAAAAGYNITIDVTSAQGENDEQGQLSIVKDMINKKYTGLLLSPISDGNLTPGVEDAKKAGIPVINVNDGLIANADSFVGPKADQNGELAAEWIADKLGGKGKVAIVIGMPKAFAARQRTEGFENWMAANAKDIEIVAKQNADWDRQKSKDLADTWIKQYPDLNAIFCNNDTMALGVVEAVKSSGKDILVVGVDGIGEAYDSIRRGELDATIDSFPFYKAQIAGEVMLRSLGGQEIPRVLWTPQALIDSENVDKPAEEIIGWTDPVYAK; encoded by the coding sequence ATGAAAAAGAGAGGTTTGATTTTATCTATGACAGCAATTGCCATGGCAGCGGGGCTCATGGCAGGATGTACCAATAGGCAGGCGGCTGCCACGGCGCAGACAGAGACAGCGGCGGATACCTTTAATCCGGACAAGGAGGCAGGGGTCAGCATCGGGGAATTGAGAGAGAAGCTGGGGGATGTTCCGAAGCTGGACGGCGAAGTCAAATTGGGAGCAGTGGCAAAATCCTTTGATAATGAGTACTGGAGAACCCTGAGAGAGGGGTACGGCGAGTACCAGACCAAGGCTGCCGCCGCCGGCTATAATATCACCATAGACGTGACCTCGGCCCAGGGCGAGAACGACGAGCAGGGACAGCTTTCCATTGTAAAGGATATGATTAATAAGAAGTATACAGGACTTCTCCTTTCTCCTATTTCCGACGGAAACCTGACGCCGGGCGTGGAGGATGCCAAGAAGGCGGGAATCCCGGTTATCAATGTGAACGACGGCCTGATTGCCAATGCGGATTCCTTTGTGGGTCCCAAAGCGGATCAGAACGGAGAGCTGGCAGCGGAGTGGATTGCTGATAAGCTGGGCGGCAAGGGAAAGGTGGCTATTGTCATCGGTATGCCTAAGGCGTTTGCCGCAAGGCAGAGGACGGAAGGCTTTGAGAACTGGATGGCGGCCAATGCAAAGGATATTGAGATTGTGGCAAAGCAGAATGCTGACTGGGACCGCCAGAAGTCCAAAGACCTGGCGGACACATGGATTAAACAGTATCCGGACCTGAACGCCATTTTCTGCAACAACGATACCATGGCTCTGGGCGTGGTGGAGGCTGTGAAGTCTTCCGGCAAGGATATATTGGTGGTTGGCGTTGACGGCATAGGAGAGGCGTATGATTCAATCCGCAGGGGCGAGCTGGATGCCACCATTGATTCCTTCCCGTTCTATAAAGCTCAGATCGCAGGTGAAGTAATGCTCAGAAGCCTGGGCGGCCAGGAGATCCCAAGGGTGCTGTGGACGCCTCAGGCCCTCATTGATTCCGAAAACGTGGATAAGCCGGCAGAGGAAATCATTGGCTGGACCGACCCTGTATATGCAAAATAG
- a CDS encoding sugar phosphate isomerase/epimerase family protein produces the protein MKYATRINSFLRFDSNLLNAFQSIGAIEGVDYVDLNYPEHFADYDIEVIKAKMEECGLKCNAINLRFRDKYIGGEFGNHEPSISQDAIALCREAADACRRLGGNQMIIWLGFDGFDYSFQIDYVSYWNRIVKAFRDVCDYSGVPVSIEYKPYEERVHAFIDSFGTAVSVLHDVDRENLGVTLDFCHMLMKKENPAFAAAWLLERGKLYNIHLNDGEGSTDDGLMVGTVNFWKTVEVMYYLKKYDFQGVIYFDTFPKREKAVEECEANIRMCRRIEQLIDTYGLCRMEKVVEQNDAVAVSNMMVALL, from the coding sequence ATGAAGTACGCCACACGGATTAACTCGTTTTTGAGATTTGACAGCAACCTGCTGAATGCATTCCAGTCCATAGGAGCCATAGAGGGAGTGGATTATGTGGATTTGAATTATCCGGAACATTTTGCTGATTATGATATAGAAGTGATAAAGGCAAAGATGGAGGAATGCGGGCTGAAGTGTAATGCCATTAACCTAAGGTTCAGGGACAAGTACATAGGAGGGGAGTTTGGAAACCATGAGCCTTCCATATCACAGGACGCCATAGCATTATGCAGGGAAGCGGCAGATGCGTGCAGGAGACTGGGAGGAAACCAGATGATTATATGGCTGGGATTTGACGGTTTTGATTATTCCTTCCAGATTGATTATGTAAGCTACTGGAACCGGATTGTGAAGGCGTTCCGGGATGTGTGCGACTATTCCGGGGTGCCTGTGAGCATTGAGTACAAGCCTTATGAGGAGAGGGTCCATGCTTTCATTGACAGCTTTGGAACCGCGGTTTCCGTTCTCCACGACGTGGACAGGGAAAATCTTGGGGTCACCCTGGACTTCTGCCACATGCTGATGAAAAAGGAGAATCCTGCGTTTGCGGCAGCCTGGCTGCTGGAACGGGGGAAACTCTACAATATACATCTCAACGACGGAGAGGGTTCCACGGATGACGGCCTTATGGTGGGAACCGTGAATTTCTGGAAGACAGTGGAGGTCATGTACTACCTTAAGAAATATGACTTCCAGGGTGTGATATATTTTGACACATTCCCGAAAAGGGAGAAGGCGGTGGAGGAATGTGAGGCAAATATAAGGATGTGCCGCAGGATTGAACAGCTCATTGACACCTACGGGCTCTGCCGGATGGAGAAGGTGGTGGAACAAAACGATGCAGTAGCTGTAAGCAACATGATGGTTGCTTTACTATAA
- a CDS encoding BlaI/MecI/CopY family transcriptional regulator, translated as MEKKLSPMEYKYMEFIWKFPQGVYSNLIYDEFPQAQGTKGAILFHIKEKGYVSVQQKGKQTLYTPLISKLEYDKMAINMRLKDKFGSSRLENLIATLCGKKSLTKQQVDKLYQLIEELKEEDND; from the coding sequence ATGGAAAAAAAATTATCACCAATGGAATATAAGTACATGGAATTTATTTGGAAATTCCCCCAGGGAGTATACAGTAACTTAATATACGACGAATTTCCGCAGGCACAAGGCACAAAAGGGGCTATTTTATTTCATATCAAAGAGAAAGGTTATGTCTCAGTCCAGCAGAAAGGAAAGCAGACCCTTTATACCCCGCTGATTAGCAAACTGGAGTATGATAAAATGGCAATTAATATGAGATTGAAGGATAAATTCGGAAGCAGCCGGTTGGAAAATCTGATTGCAACATTATGCGGTAAAAAGAGTTTAACAAAGCAGCAGGTAGATAAATTATATCAATTGATTGAAGAACTGAAAGAGGAGGATAATGATTAA
- a CDS encoding M56 family metallopeptidase, which translates to MINWLELIFVMSVVSSIMFGAVLLIERFYKTEYIEYVYFMMKVVLIIFLIPMFILIMKIVMDSMGYTINDIHGDDIMSVICFNRYNIAMLPHIQAAAICIFVIWGLGAILTFINSFIKGRRLLHHLIKSSETISKKEPDYMIEKAKTELDIRKLPVLYKSHLISTPFLTGIFNPKIIFPGRDFSEEEWDLMLRHELMHLKSNDLLFKAIIGIVHCIHWFNPIVYLYKIIFFDFSEYACDKRTAAAFNSRQKSQYAGLIVSLAATRPESEQTVTFVDRNYKVIERRVKEIMKKPTKEKSALLIGTMALFILLCPMAAYAAASGVMEAQSIVVKNELTKNIEESNIFLSQESSVNMRADAVKAILVNPRGINNIDMSLEAGNTYMFDTLSLKKGQEITLSIVSDKSSDRFSVSITDKSGKGRLFSSNKGMVSATYTVPQNGDYKIYMNGPNSGSDDIHISGTIRIE; encoded by the coding sequence ATGATTAATTGGCTTGAACTGATATTTGTTATGTCAGTTGTATCCAGTATAATGTTCGGAGCTGTCCTTTTGATTGAACGCTTTTATAAAACTGAATACATTGAATACGTATATTTTATGATGAAAGTAGTTCTAATTATCTTTCTAATCCCCATGTTTATATTGATAATGAAGATTGTCATGGACAGCATGGGGTATACTATCAATGATATTCATGGGGATGATATAATGAGTGTCATTTGTTTTAATCGTTACAATATTGCCATGCTTCCCCATATTCAGGCTGCTGCAATATGTATTTTCGTCATATGGGGATTGGGGGCTATCTTAACTTTTATAAACTCATTTATCAAGGGAAGGCGGCTGTTACATCACCTTATTAAAAGCTCTGAAACTATTTCAAAAAAAGAACCGGATTACATGATAGAAAAAGCAAAAACAGAACTGGATATACGAAAGCTGCCTGTGTTATATAAATCTCATCTCATAAGCACACCATTTTTGACAGGAATCTTCAATCCTAAAATCATATTTCCAGGCAGGGATTTTTCCGAGGAAGAGTGGGACTTAATGTTGAGGCACGAATTGATGCATCTTAAATCGAATGACTTGTTGTTTAAAGCCATCATTGGCATTGTACACTGTATCCATTGGTTCAATCCCATTGTATATCTATATAAAATAATCTTTTTTGATTTCAGCGAATACGCTTGTGATAAACGAACAGCAGCAGCTTTTAACTCCAGACAAAAATCGCAATATGCGGGTCTCATCGTCAGCCTGGCCGCCACAAGACCGGAATCTGAACAGACGGTCACATTCGTTGACCGAAATTACAAGGTGATTGAAAGGAGGGTTAAAGAGATTATGAAAAAACCAACAAAGGAAAAAAGCGCATTATTAATCGGAACAATGGCACTTTTTATATTACTATGCCCAATGGCCGCATATGCTGCGGCATCCGGAGTAATGGAAGCTCAATCTATAGTAGTAAAGAATGAACTTACGAAAAATATTGAAGAGAGCAATATCTTCCTGAGTCAGGAATCATCCGTAAACATGAGAGCAGATGCAGTAAAGGCCATATTAGTTAATCCCAGAGGAATTAACAATATTGACATGTCTCTCGAAGCAGGCAACACATATATGTTTGACACTCTTTCTTTGAAAAAGGGACAGGAAATAACTCTATCAATCGTATCCGATAAGTCTTCCGACCGTTTCTCAGTCAGTATCACTGATAAATCAGGAAAAGGAAGACTCTTCTCATCCAATAAAGGAATGGTATCCGCTACCTATACCGTCCCTCAGAATGGCGACTATAAGATTTATATGAACGGACCAAATAGCGGCAGCGACGATATCCATATCAGCGGAACGATACGGATTGAATAG